AGACGGCTGACCACCCCCGATTCTTTCATCAGGTTACCCAGACAGAACATCCCCAGCAGCGGGGCCGCATCCGGCAGCACCAGCGCCACCAGCAACAGCAGGATGATCGGGAACATGATCTTCTCGCGGCGGCTGACCGGGCGCAGCTGCTCCATGCGGATGCTGCGCTCCTTTTTGGTCGTCAGCAGACGGATGATCGGTGGCTGGATCAGCGGCACCAGGGCCATGTAGGAATAGGCGGCCACGGCCACGGCGCCGAGCAGTTCCGGGGCCAGGCGCGAGGTGACGTAGATGGCCGTGGGGCCGTCCGCACCGCCGATGATGCCGATCGACGCCGCCTGGGCGATGGAGAAGTCCAGGCCGACATAATTCAGTGCCAGGGCGCCCAGCAGTGCGGCAAAGATACCGAACTGGGCCGCAGCGCCAAGCAACAGGGTGCGCGGGTTTGCCAGCAAGGGACCGAAATCGGTCATGGCGCCCACGCCGAGGAAGATCAGCAGCGGGAAGACGCCGGTGGCCAGGCCGACGTTGTAGATCAGGTACAACAAGCCGTCGGTGTAGTTGGCGTCCAGGGCCACTTCATGCACCTGGGCACGCACTGCCGGTTCGGCAGCATGATAGGTGTTGTACAGGGTGCGGGTGCTGCTCTCCGGGTCCGCGCCCAGCAGTTGGCCAATGCCGGCGATCACGTCGGCGCTGCCCAGATGCAGCGCCTGGCTGACGGCGGATTCTGCCAGCCCGGCAATGGGGATATTGGCCATCAGGCCGCCGAAGCCGATGGGCAACAACAGCAGCGGCTCGAACTTGCGGGCTATCGCCAGATACAGCAAACCGAGACAGATCAGGATCATCAGCAACTGGCCCGGTGCCATGTGATACAGGCCGGTGCTGTGCCAGAGTTTTTCCAGTTGTGCCATGCCGGGAAGCCTCCGTCAGCTCAGCGAGACCAGGGCATCGCCCACGGTCACCGCATCGCCTTCCTTCACGTTCACGGCGGCAATGGTGCCGGCGCGGGGAGCGGAAACATCGGTTTCCATTTTCATGGCTTCCAGCACCATGATCTTTTCGCCTTCCTTGACCTGCTGGCCAGGCTTCACCATCACCTTGAAGATATTGCCCGACAGCGGCGCCGGAACCGGCTCACCGCCACCGGCTGGCAAGGCCGCCGGGGTGCCGCCGGTCTCGCCGCTCAGGCTGCGAATGCCGGTGATGTCACCCCCGTTGCTGACGGTAACGGTATAGGCGTTGCCGTCCACTTCAACGGTGTACACCTCTTCACCGTTATCGGTGGTGACCAGGGCCCCTTCATGGCCCGTGGGCACCGGCTCGAAGGCGTCAGGGTTGCCACGATTTTCCAGGAATTTCAGGCCGATCTGCGGGAACAGGGCATAGGTCAGCACGTCATCAATGCGGCGCTCACCGTCGGCCAGCGTGATGCCCTTTTCTTTCGCCCGGGCAGCCAGTTCATCGGCCAGGCTGTCCATTTCGTTGTCCAGCAGATCCGCCGGGCGGCAGGTCACCGGCTCGTCGCCATCCAGCGCGCGCTCCTGCAAGATCGTGTTGAACGGCGCCGGGGCGGCGCCGTACTCGCCGCGCAGCACGCCACGGGTTTCTTTCGACAGCGCCTTGTAGCGTTCGCCGGCCAGGACATTCATGACCGCCTGGGTACCGACAATCTGTGAGGTCGGGGTCACCAGGGGAATGAAGCCGAGATCTTCGCGCACGCGCGGGATTTCCTCGAGCACGGCATCCATGCGGTCGGCGGCGTTCTGCTCGCGCAACTGGCTTTCCATGTTAGTGAGCATCCCGCCGGGCACCTGGGCCACCAGAATGCGCGAATCGACGCCGCGCAGGCTGCCCTCGAACTTCGCGTATTTCTTGCGGACTTCGCGGAAATAGGCCGCGATCTCTTCCAGCAGCAGGATATCGAGGCCGGTGTCGCGCTCCGTGCCTTCGAGAATGGCCACGACGGCCTCGGTGGGGCTGTGACCATAGGTCATCGACATGGAGGACACGGCAGTATCCACATTATCAATGCCCGCCTCGGCCGCCTTGACGATGGTTGCCGTGGACAGGCCGGTGGTAGCGTGGCATTGCATGTGGATCGGGATGGAAACCGTCTGTTTGAGGCGCGTGACCAGCTCATAGGCCGTATAAGGTCGCAGCAGCCCCGCCATGTCCTTGATGCAGATGGAATGCGCGCCCATGTCTTCGATCTGACGCGCCATGTCCAGCCACATCTCCAGCGTGTGGACCGGGCTCACGGTGTACGACAGGGTGCCCTGGGCGTGTTTGCCCTGCTGCAACACCGCCTCGATGGCGCGGCGGATATTGCGCATGTCGTTCATGGCATCGAACACGCGGAACACGTCCACACCGTTCACCGCTGCACGCTCGACAAAACGGTCCACCACGTCATCGGCGTAGTGCCGGTAGCCGAGCAGGTTCTGGCCGCGCAGCAGCATCTGCTGCGGCGTCTTCGGCATCGCCGCCTTCAGCTCGCGGATGCGATCCCACGGGTCTTCGCCAAGATAACGGATGCAGGCATCGAAGGTTGCCCCGCCCCAGGATTCCAGTGACCAGAAGCCCACCTCGTCCAGCTTGCCGGCAATCGGCAGCATGTCGTCGATGCGCAACCGGGTGGCAAACAGCGACTGATGGGCGTCACGCAACACCACATCGGTTATGCCAAGCGGCTTTTTATCACTCATGATGCAATCCCTGATGCTGACTCGGTGGCCGGTGTCACCAGCCCTGTCGACGTTTAAGGAAGGCTCAGCCTTGCCGGGCGCGGTGCTGGCGCACGGCTTCCTGAATCACGGCAAGCACATGGGGGGGCACTGTGTCGCCCCCCGCCTGGGGGACCTCGGGAGCCGGCATGGCAGCGACCGGCTCGGGGAAGAAACGGTTGATCAGGGCGGACATGATGGTCATCAGTACGACCAGCACGATCAGGAAGGCAAACACCACACCGATACCGGTGAGCATCAGTTCCAGGCCTTGTGACATCAACTCGTTCATGGGACACCCCTTTCCTGAAGTGGCCGGGTCGCCGGTGCTGGCCGGGCCTTTTGAACCCGCAGGCACCTGTGCCCGAAGCGCCGAAATGTACCGGGATTGTCGACAATGCGCAATCGCATGAAGGGGTGACCAAAACGCTCACAAAAAAAGGCTTCCCGTTGGGGAAGCCTTTTCCTGTATGGCGCACCCGGAAGGATTCGAACCTCCGACCTTCTGGTTCGTAGCCAGACGCTCTATCCAACTGAGCTACGGGTGCATTGACCTTTCTCTCTGAAGCATACCGCCCTGAGAGGCTGCGCATTATTCCGAATAGGTCTGGCCCCGTCAAGGGTGTAAATGCTGATCGCGCAAAA
This region of Isoalcanivorax indicus genomic DNA includes:
- a CDS encoding sodium ion-translocating decarboxylase subunit beta; its protein translation is MAQLEKLWHSTGLYHMAPGQLLMILICLGLLYLAIARKFEPLLLLPIGFGGLMANIPIAGLAESAVSQALHLGSADVIAGIGQLLGADPESSTRTLYNTYHAAEPAVRAQVHEVALDANYTDGLLYLIYNVGLATGVFPLLIFLGVGAMTDFGPLLANPRTLLLGAAAQFGIFAALLGALALNYVGLDFSIAQAASIGIIGGADGPTAIYVTSRLAPELLGAVAVAAYSYMALVPLIQPPIIRLLTTKKERSIRMEQLRPVSRREKIMFPIILLLLVALVLPDAAPLLGMFCLGNLMKESGVVSRLVDTTSNALINVVTILLGLAVGAKLGAEGFLVPQTLGIIVLGLVAFCIGTASGVLMGKLMSKLSRTPINPIIGAAGVSAVPMAARVANKVGLEANNQNFLLMHAMGPNVAGVIGSAVAAGVLLNFVG
- the oadA gene encoding sodium-extruding oxaloacetate decarboxylase subunit alpha, which gives rise to MSDKKPLGITDVVLRDAHQSLFATRLRIDDMLPIAGKLDEVGFWSLESWGGATFDACIRYLGEDPWDRIRELKAAMPKTPQQMLLRGQNLLGYRHYADDVVDRFVERAAVNGVDVFRVFDAMNDMRNIRRAIEAVLQQGKHAQGTLSYTVSPVHTLEMWLDMARQIEDMGAHSICIKDMAGLLRPYTAYELVTRLKQTVSIPIHMQCHATTGLSTATIVKAAEAGIDNVDTAVSSMSMTYGHSPTEAVVAILEGTERDTGLDILLLEEIAAYFREVRKKYAKFEGSLRGVDSRILVAQVPGGMLTNMESQLREQNAADRMDAVLEEIPRVREDLGFIPLVTPTSQIVGTQAVMNVLAGERYKALSKETRGVLRGEYGAAPAPFNTILQERALDGDEPVTCRPADLLDNEMDSLADELAARAKEKGITLADGERRIDDVLTYALFPQIGLKFLENRGNPDAFEPVPTGHEGALVTTDNGEEVYTVEVDGNAYTVTVSNGGDITGIRSLSGETGGTPAALPAGGGEPVPAPLSGNIFKVMVKPGQQVKEGEKIMVLEAMKMETDVSAPRAGTIAAVNVKEGDAVTVGDALVSLS
- a CDS encoding OadG family protein; this encodes MNELMSQGLELMLTGIGVVFAFLIVLVVLMTIMSALINRFFPEPVAAMPAPEVPQAGGDTVPPHVLAVIQEAVRQHRARQG